Proteins encoded by one window of Mycolicibacterium sp. ND9-15:
- a CDS encoding ribose-phosphate diphosphokinase, whose amino-acid sequence MGTEWTDNRKNLMLFSGRAHPELAEQVAKELDVPVTAQTARDFANGEIFVRFDESVRGCDAFVLQSHPAPLNKHLMEQLIMIDALKRGSAKRITAILPFYPYARQDKKHRGREPISARLVADLLKTAGADRIVTVDLHTDQIQGFFDGPVDHMRAQKLLTGYIAENYADHDMVVVSPDSGRVRVAEKWADSLGGVPLAFIHKTRDPLKPNEVVSNRVVGEVSGKTCVLTDDMIDTGGTIAGAVKLLKQDGAGDVIIAATHGVLSDPARDRLTESGACEVIVTNTLPIGEDKRFAQLTVLSIAPLLANTIRAVFDNGSVTSLFDGSA is encoded by the coding sequence GTGGGCACCGAGTGGACCGACAACCGCAAAAACCTGATGTTGTTCTCGGGTCGGGCACACCCCGAACTCGCTGAACAGGTCGCCAAGGAACTCGACGTACCCGTGACGGCGCAGACCGCACGCGACTTCGCCAACGGCGAGATCTTCGTCCGGTTCGACGAGTCGGTCCGCGGCTGCGACGCCTTCGTACTGCAGAGCCATCCGGCACCGCTGAACAAGCACCTGATGGAACAGCTGATCATGATCGACGCGCTTAAACGGGGCAGCGCCAAGCGCATCACCGCGATTCTGCCGTTCTATCCCTATGCACGGCAGGACAAGAAGCACCGGGGACGTGAACCGATCTCGGCACGGCTGGTCGCTGATCTGCTCAAGACCGCCGGCGCCGACCGGATCGTCACCGTCGACCTGCACACCGACCAGATCCAGGGCTTCTTCGACGGGCCGGTCGACCACATGCGGGCGCAGAAGCTGCTGACCGGATACATCGCCGAGAACTACGCCGACCACGACATGGTGGTCGTGTCCCCGGACTCCGGGCGGGTTCGCGTCGCCGAGAAGTGGGCGGACTCGCTGGGCGGCGTTCCGCTCGCGTTCATCCACAAGACCCGCGACCCGCTGAAGCCCAACGAGGTGGTGTCCAACCGGGTCGTGGGTGAGGTGAGCGGCAAGACGTGTGTGTTGACCGACGACATGATCGACACCGGCGGCACGATCGCCGGGGCGGTCAAGCTCCTCAAACAGGACGGCGCGGGTGACGTGATCATCGCGGCGACGCACGGCGTGCTGTCCGATCCCGCGCGCGACCGGCTGACCGAGTCCGGGGCCTGCGAGGTGATTGTCACCAACACGCTGCCGATCGGCGAGGACAAGCGCTTCGCGCAGTTGACCGTGCTGTCGATCGCACCGTTGCTGGCCAACACGATCCGCGCCGTGTTCGACAACGGTTCGGTCACCAGCCTGTTCGACGGGTCGGCGTAA
- the glmU gene encoding bifunctional UDP-N-acetylglucosamine diphosphorylase/glucosamine-1-phosphate N-acetyltransferase GlmU — protein MTHGPTASAVVVLAAGAGTRMRSDTPKVLHTLAGRSMLAHALHAVAEVAPEHLVVVVGKDRERVMPAIERLAAELGRGIDTAVQEQQLGTGHAVECGLSALPAEFAGTVVVTSGDVPLLDAETLADLTSTHNARPTAATVLTTTLVDPTGYGRILRTADGEVTGIVEQADASPAQRAIAEVNAGVYAFDVTALRSALGRLRSDNAQQERYLTDVISIVRSDGHVVRAKHVDDSTLVAGVNDRVQLAELGAELNRRIVAAHQRAGVTVVDPATTWIDVDVTIGRDAVVQPGTQLLAGTRIGDRCQIGPDTTLTDVTVGEAASVIRTHGSSSTIGAGAAVGPFAYLRPGTVLGADGKLGAFVETKNATLGAGTKVPHLTYVGDADIGEHSNIGASSVFVNYDGETKSRTTIGSHVRTGSDTMFVAPVTIGDGAYTGAGTVVRDDVPPGALAVSGGTQRNIEGWVERKRPGSKAAEAARKAREHENRDDADKS, from the coding sequence ATGACCCACGGGCCCACGGCATCGGCGGTCGTCGTCCTCGCGGCCGGTGCGGGAACACGGATGCGGTCCGACACCCCGAAGGTGCTGCACACACTGGCCGGACGCAGCATGCTCGCGCACGCACTGCACGCGGTGGCCGAGGTGGCGCCCGAGCACCTGGTGGTCGTGGTCGGAAAGGATCGCGAGCGGGTGATGCCGGCGATCGAACGGCTGGCCGCAGAGCTCGGCCGCGGCATCGACACCGCGGTACAGGAGCAGCAGCTGGGCACCGGGCACGCCGTGGAGTGCGGGCTGTCGGCGCTCCCGGCCGAATTCGCCGGCACGGTGGTGGTGACCTCGGGTGACGTGCCCCTGCTGGACGCCGAAACGCTGGCCGACCTGACCAGCACGCACAACGCGCGGCCCACCGCGGCGACCGTGCTGACCACCACGCTCGTCGACCCGACCGGATACGGGCGAATTCTGCGCACCGCCGACGGTGAGGTGACCGGCATCGTCGAGCAGGCCGACGCCAGCCCGGCACAGCGGGCCATCGCCGAGGTCAACGCCGGGGTGTATGCGTTCGACGTCACCGCGCTGCGGTCCGCGTTGGGCCGGCTGCGATCGGACAACGCACAGCAGGAGCGGTACCTGACCGACGTCATCTCGATCGTCCGCTCCGACGGCCATGTCGTGCGGGCCAAGCATGTCGACGACTCCACCCTGGTCGCGGGGGTCAACGATCGCGTGCAGTTGGCCGAGCTCGGCGCCGAGCTCAACCGGCGCATCGTCGCCGCGCATCAGCGGGCAGGGGTGACGGTCGTCGACCCCGCCACCACGTGGATCGACGTCGACGTGACCATCGGCCGTGACGCCGTCGTGCAGCCGGGCACCCAACTGCTCGCCGGCACCCGGATCGGCGATCGCTGCCAGATCGGCCCCGACACCACGTTGACCGATGTCACGGTCGGCGAGGCGGCCAGCGTGATCCGTACGCACGGCAGCTCGTCGACGATCGGTGCCGGAGCGGCGGTCGGGCCGTTCGCCTACCTGCGGCCGGGCACCGTCTTGGGCGCCGACGGCAAGCTCGGCGCGTTCGTCGAAACCAAGAACGCGACGCTCGGCGCCGGGACCAAGGTGCCGCACCTGACCTACGTCGGCGACGCCGACATCGGCGAACACAGCAACATCGGCGCGTCGAGCGTGTTTGTCAACTACGACGGCGAGACCAAGAGTCGCACCACGATCGGCTCGCACGTGCGCACCGGATCGGACACCATGTTCGTCGCCCCGGTCACGATCGGCGACGGCGCCTACACCGGCGCGGGAACCGTCGTGCGCGACGACGTCCCGCCCGGCGCCCTGGCGGTGTCCGGCGGTACACAGCGCAACATCGAGGGTTGGGTGGAGCGCAAACGCCCGGGGTCCAAGGCCGCCGAAGCCGCACGCAAGGCCCGCGAACACGAGAACCGGGACGACGCCGACAAGTCGTGA
- a CDS encoding TetR/AcrR family transcriptional regulator — MTGAERRHQLIDVARSLFAERGYEGTSIEEIAQRANVSKPVVYEHFGGKEGLYAVVVDREMSALLDGITSSLTRMTNNRSRLRIERVALALLTYVDERTDGFRILIRDSPASITSGSTYSTLLNEAVNQVSSILAGDFSRRGLDPEMAPLYAQALVGSVSMTAQWWLDVREPKKEVVAAHLVNLCWNGLMHLENDPVLLDE, encoded by the coding sequence ATGACCGGCGCCGAGCGGCGCCACCAGCTCATCGACGTCGCGCGGTCGCTGTTCGCCGAGCGCGGCTACGAGGGCACCTCGATCGAGGAGATCGCTCAGCGTGCCAACGTGTCCAAGCCCGTCGTCTACGAGCATTTCGGCGGCAAAGAAGGCCTGTACGCGGTGGTCGTCGACCGCGAGATGTCGGCACTGCTCGACGGGATCACCTCGTCGCTGACGCGGATGACCAACAACCGGTCCCGGCTGCGCATCGAACGGGTCGCGCTCGCCCTGCTGACCTACGTCGACGAGCGCACCGACGGGTTCCGCATCCTGATCCGCGACTCTCCGGCGTCGATCACCTCCGGCAGCACCTATTCGACGCTGCTCAACGAGGCGGTCAACCAGGTGTCCTCGATCCTGGCCGGCGACTTCTCCCGTCGGGGGCTCGATCCCGAAATGGCACCGCTGTACGCCCAGGCGTTGGTCGGCTCGGTGTCGATGACCGCGCAGTGGTGGCTCGACGTCCGCGAGCCCAAGAAGGAAGTGGTGGCCGCTCATCTGGTCAACCTGTGCTGGAACGGGCTGATGCACCTCGAGAACGACCCGGTGCTGCTCGACGAATAG